One window of Acidobacteriota bacterium genomic DNA carries:
- a CDS encoding response regulator transcription factor has translation MVVDDDDNIRPLWKALVESVNCEVVGEGRDGYEAVGLFRKERPDLMLLDLKMPNKSGEEALREVRREFQDARIVVLTAKADSDTVMRCISAGAAGYILKDTPFAQLKTVIIDMLARDPTVP, from the coding sequence GTGGTCGTCGACGACGACGATAACATACGCCCGCTGTGGAAGGCCCTCGTGGAGTCGGTCAACTGCGAGGTCGTCGGAGAGGGCCGGGATGGATACGAAGCCGTGGGGCTATTCCGGAAGGAGCGCCCAGACCTCATGCTCCTCGATTTGAAAATGCCGAACAAGTCGGGCGAGGAAGCGTTGCGGGAAGTGCGGCGGGAGTTCCAGGACGCTCGCATCGTCGTCCTGACGGCCAAGGCCGACAGCGACACCGTGATGCGCTGCATCTCGGCCGGCGCGGCTGGCTACATCCTCAAGGACACGCCCTTCGCCCAACTGAAGACCGTCATCATCGACATGCTGGCGAGAGACCCGACGGTTCCGTAA